Part of the Sphingorhabdus pulchriflava genome is shown below.
GTCAAAAAACCCGAAGCTGGAGAGCAACGCCGGATTCTCGGCTGACATTATGGCTGCTTCGGCAATCTGCGCCGAAGTTCCCTTCACCGATACCGTCAACGCCAGACAAGCGATCGCCGCCAGCAACAGCCGCATTAGCGAACCACAGCCTCCATGCTCTCGGGCAGGCGGATGCGCGGCAATTCCGGGGGGAGATTGGCGGTCGTCTGGAGCATAGTCGGTTGAGCACTTTCGGGCGTTGCAATTAAATCGGTCAGACCCAATGACAATGCTGGAACGGGATCGGCGATTACCGGCCTAGCGGCATCACCGCCCGCACCATCCCAGAAGATAGGCGGCAGGCTTCCGCCTAGTGCCTGTGCGATCTGCTGGCTGCCGGGGAATTTCGGGTCCCAACCTGCCTTGTCATGCTGGTTACCCCATATGGCGACGCCTCTGGCAATTGGATCATATTTCGGATCGTTCTGCGGATAACGATAGCCGACCACCATGATGTTGGCCGTGCCATTCTGGCCAAGCATATTGTCAAACACATGCACATTCCGGTTTGCCATCACCATCACACCGGTACCGGTCGGCACATTGGCGACGATATTGCCCTTTGGTGCAAAATTGGGTGTCGAGTTGTCGACGACGACATTTTCGAAAATGCGCACATTCTTGCCGCCCATCTGCAGCAGGTTGGGCAGATCGAACACCAATATGCCGCCCGTGTTGCGGGTTGTCAGATTGTCATGAACATCGGCGTCGTAGCTATTCTCAATCTCGATGCCCGCGACATTTTCCAGCGCAACCGAGTTGCGCACCACTATGTTACGTGACTGGCCGACATAGATGCCCGCATCCGAAGCACCGCGCACCAACACGCTATCCACGAGCACATCCTGGCTTTCAACCGGATAGATGCCATAGGCTCCGTTGGTTTCTTTTGGCCCGCCGGTCCATTCGACGCGGAGCTGATAGTAAACGATGCGGTCAGCACCCTTGGATTTAATGCCGTCACCCTTGGTGTTTTCCACCGCAAAATCACGCAGGACAACATCGTCAGAGGTCACCAGCAAGCCTTCGCCAGCACCTAATTGGCCAGTGAAGTCCAAAATTGTCTGGCCGCTTCCCTGCCCCTTCACCGTGACCTTGGCGACATCAAGCGACAGTCCATCTGTTAGCCTGAACCGTCCGCTGCCCAGTTCGACCACGTCGCCCGGCACTGCGCCAATTAGCGCCTCTTGCAAACGCGCCTGCGCATCGTCCCCAGCAGCGACCGAAATGGTTTTGGCGAAAGCTGTCGTGCTTGCAAATGCAAGGCTAACAGCGATGATGGCGTAAACGCCTTTGTCCCTCATCCTCATGTACCAAGTCTGCAATATCCGGACAGACTTGCCAAGGGCTTACATCAGGGCGCGTCGCCAAAAATCCAGTCGACGCCGGCATCGGCATGGATTTCGGCGCTGTCATAAATCGGCAGCACATTGGCCTTTGTATCAACAATCATACCAAGCTCTGTGCAACCCAACACCACGGCGTCGGCACCGTCCTTGTCGATTTCGGTGATCATCGTCTTCAGCGCGCGTTCCGAATTGCGGACAACCTGTCCCGCCATCAGCTCGTCATAGATGATGCGATCGAGTTCCTCGACATCATTCGCCTCCCATGGGAGCAGAGTCACGCCGTGCTTGACGAGCCGCTGGCGATACCAGTTTTCGGCCATGACATTGCGCGTGCCGATGAGAGCGGCAGATTCGACGCCATCGGTCTTCATCTTCTGGCCAACGGCATCGGCGATGTGCAGCACGGGAACTTTCACCGCATCCGACACCCGATCATGCACCTTGTGCATGCTGTTGGCGCCGATCAGGATCGCGGTTGCACCGCCCGCTTCAAGTCGTTTGGCTGACGCGACCAGCACCTCTGCCACCCGATCCCAATCCTGATCAGTGGTCGCTTTCGCCAGATCGCAAAAATTGAGATTGTCGAGTATCATTGGCGCGCTGCACATCATGTTTGCACGGCGCTGCACCTGCTTGTTGATCCGGCGATAATAAAATTCGGTCGAATACCAGCTCATCCCGCCGATCAGGCCGATTTTGCGCATATATAATTTCCCTAAAATGGAATCATATCGCCCCGGATTTGCAGGCCGGGGCGACGTGTTGATTCAGCGGATAGCGCGCTCTGGCCTAATGCTGCAAGGCCTTCACAATATCGTCGACCATTTTCTTCGCATCGGCGAGCAACATCATCGTCTGATCCATGTAGAAGACATCGTTATCGACACCCGCATAGCCCACGCCGCCCATGCTGCGCTTGATGAAAAATACGGTCTTGGCCTTATCGACATCGAACACCGGCATGCCATAGATGGGGGAGGATTTGTCGGTCTTGGCCGCCGGATTGACCACGTCGTTCGCGCCAATGATGAAGGCCACATCGGTCTGCGCAAACTCGCTGTTGATGTCTTCCAGTTCGAACACCTCATCATAAGGCACATTGGCCTCGGCGAGGAGCACGTTCATGTGCCCCGGCATACGCCCTGCGACCGGGTGGATCGCATATTTGACGCTGACGCCCTCTTTCTTGAGCAGATCCGCCATCTCGCGCAGCGCATGCTGTGCCTGCGCCACCGCCATACCGTATCCGGGGACGATGATGACACTTTCGGCCTGGCTCATCATATAGGCGGCGTCCTCAGCAGAGCCTCGCTTCCAAGGGCGGTCAACTTTCGCTGCGCCGCCTGCAGCCGCGCCCGAATCCGCACCGAAGCCACCGGCAATCACCGAGATGAAGCTTCGGTTCATCGCCTTGCACATGATGTAGCTGAGGATAGCGCCCGACGAACCGACCAGCGCACCCGTGATAATCATCGCGCTATTGTGCAGCGTAAAGCCCATCGCCGCAGCCGCCCAACCCGAATAGCTGTTGAGCATTGAGACCACGACCGGCATATCTGCGCCGCCAATGGGGATGATGAGCAGGAAGCCAATGATGAAGGAGAGCGCGGTAATAGTCCAGAAAATCCATGGCGATTGGTCGACTACGAAATAGGCCGTCAGTCCCAAAATTGCTGCCAGCGTTCCTAAGTTGATCACGTGCCGCATCGGCAGCAAAATGGGTGCGCCGGACATTTTGCCCGCAAGCTTCAGAAACGCGATGACCGAGCCGGAGAAGGTGATGGCGCCGATGGCTACACCAAGACCCATTTCTATCCGGCTGACAGGATTGATCAAGCCAAGCTTTGCAAACTCGGTTGGATCCATAAACTCTTCAGGTGTCGCAAGAATGCCAAATGAAGCGGGGTTGAGGAACGCAGCTGCAGCCACAAGTACCGCGGCCAAACCGACCAGCGAGTGGAAGGCCGCCACCAATTGCGGCATGTCCGTCATCGCAATCTTGCGCGCGGTCGTTAAACCGATCACCGCTCCCAAACCGATCGCGCCTAAAACCCAAGCAATTGCGCCAAAGTCCGGGCCGTGATAGCTGTTAAAATTGTCGCCTTGGATCATGGGAACGTGCGTGACCAATGTCGTAACAACGGCGATCAGCATCCCCGCCATGCCAAAACGGTTACCGCGCCGCGACGAAACAGGTGAGCTTAACCCGCGCAATGCGAGAATGAAAAATACCCCGGAAACAAGATAGGCAAGCAAAGCCCATGCGGGAACGGCTGCATGTTCCATGACTTACTTGTCCTTTTTCTTGTACATAGCGAGCATCCGCTCGGTCACCGCAAAACCGCCAAAAATATTGATGCTGGCTAGAACTACGCCGAGCAGTCCGAGCCACTTCGCCCCCGGCGCACCCGAGGCCGCGGCTGCGATCAAAGCACCAACAATGATCACTGAGGAAATCGCGTTGGTCACCGCCATCAGCGGCGTGTGCAGCGCAGGTGTGACCGACCAGACCACATAATAGCCAACGAAGCAGGCCATCACGAAGATGGATAGGATACTTATGAAGTCCATGCCTTTAGTTCCCCAGTCTTTTTTCCAACTGCATCAATGTAGCTTTGAATTGTTTTTGCTGACCCTTAGGCTTGTTGCAGTAGAGCACTCGCGTCATACCACCGATCCATGACCAGTCTTTGAAATCTTGTGGGTAGCGATTTGAAATCACTTTTCTTATTTGTTCCATTCGATTGCCGTAACGGCGTTGATAAACCTTCTGGGATTCAGAAATGCTCGTTCTAAGCTCGCACGCCCGTTCGTCTACTGCGAGGTCCAATTGTGATTTCATCTCGTTGTACAGTAAAACTAACTCTTTCCCCCCATCGACCGGTAATCCCGGATTTACGGGCGCGGCTGCGAGCAACAGGGCAATGAGAGTCACAGCAATCTCTCGCTCACAACCTTACCGTCTTTTGTCAGACGGATCGCGGCGGTGATCTCATCGTCATCCGGCAATACCGGCCTGTCTGCTTCCTTGTCCCAAAAGGCGGAGAGGAAGTTGAACAGGTTGCGCGCGAACAGAGCTGATGCATCAGCGGCCAAATGCGCGGGGGTGTTCGAATAGCCTATGATCTTCACGCCATGCTTGATGACAACTTCGTCGGGCTTTGAACCTTCAACATTTCCGCCCTGCGCGACTGCCAGATCGAAAATCACACTGCCGGGTTTCATCGACGCGATCTGCGCGTCGGTGATTAGGCGCGGCGCTGCCCTTCCCGGGATCAGCGCTGTGGTGATGACGATGTCCTGCTTGGCGATATGGCCCGACACCAGATCGGCCTGCGCCTTTTGATATTCGGGCGACATTTCGGATGCGTAACCGCCCGCACCTTCACCTTCGATGCCAGCTACATTTTCAACGAAAATTGGCTTTGCTCCGAGGCTTTCAATCTGTTCCTTGGTCGCCGAACGGACGTCTGTGGCGGAAACAACTGCGCCCAGACGGCGGGCCGTCGCTATCGCCTGAAGGCCAGCGACACCCACGCCCATGATGAATGCCTTGGCGGCGGTAATTGTGCCTGCAGCCGTCATCATCATCGGAAAGGCGCGACCATAGGCTGCGGCGCTATCGATAACGGCTTTGTATCCCGAAAGGTTGGACTGCGAGGAGAGTATATCCATCGATTGCGCACGGGTGATGCGCGGCATGAATTCCATGGCAAGAGCTTCGACACCGGCTGCTGCATAGGCATCAACGCGTTTGCGCTGACCGAACGGATCGAGCCCGGCGACGAGCCAAGCACCCTTGGCAGCACCTTTCAGCGCCTTGGGATCGGGGCCCTGAACACCCAACAGGATATCCGCGTCTTTGGTGACTACGGCTGCAGTTCCGATGGTTGCGCCGACGGCTTCATAGTCTGCGTCGGCAACAGATGCGTTTTCACCCGCACCTTTTTCAATCGCGACACTCGCCCCGAGGCCAATGAATTTCTTGACGGTTTCAGGAGAGGCCGCAACCCGTGTTTCCCCGGGTGCGGTCTCTTTGAGAACAGCGATTTTCGCCACTTTATGCGATAACCAGAACGACTATAGCAGTGACGATTACAGCAGCGATGGTTCCCCATTTCAGCAGCGACAGAAAGCCCGTATAGGTTTCGCTTGCTGCACGGATATCCTGATTTCCAGCCAATTCAGCCTCCCTTTGCTTGATACCCGCCGAAACGGGCCACAGCCGCTCTTAACCAGCTCCGCAAAATTGCTCAAGCGTCACGACGACAGAAATGTTGTTGCATGCTTAATCGGCTCTTAACCTCTTCTTGCTACGGCAATTGTTCACCTCGCCCTGCATGGACAGAGAATGGCTGAAAAAGAAACGCGACTATTGATGCTTGTAGACGACGAGCCTGCCCAGTGCAGGCTGGTGTCGGCTATCGCCGGTCGCGCAGGCTGGCGGACGATTTTTGCCCGCGACGCCGAAACCGCGATCGCCATGCTGGGAACGCAAGAAGGGATGATGCTCGACGCGATCATCATCGACCAATGGGTGCCGGGTTCGGATTCGGCTGGCCTGATCGCAGAATTGAAATCGCGCCGCCCTGCTTTGCCGGTTCTGCTGCTTACCGCTATTGGTTCGACCGACAGCGCGATTGATGCCATGCGCGCTGGTGCTTCCGATTATATCATCAAGCCGGTGGCCGCCGAACGTCTCATCGCAGCGCTCAGCCTCGCGGCGACCCATGCGCGCAATTTCGGCGAACTAATCCCGCTGACCGAAAAGATTTCACAGCCGCTCGGCTTTGACGAAATTATCGGCACAGCTCCCGCATTCCGCACAGCTTTGGCGATTGCGGCAAAGGCCGCCCGTAGCCGCGCGCCCATCTTTATCGAAGGCGAAGGCGGCGTCGGTAAGGAAGTTGTTGCCGACGCAATACATGCTGCCAGCCCGCGCGCGCGCATGCCCTATTTGAAGGTTAACTGTGCAGCGATTGCACCCAATCTTTTGGATTCGGTTCTGTTCGGCCACGAAAAAGATGCTTTTACCGGCGCTTTCGACCGCCGCGTTGGTATATTCCAGCAAGCCGAAAATGGTACAGTTTTCCTCGACGAAATCGACCAATTGCCGCTGGAAACGCAGGTCCGCCTCGTCCGTTTGCTGACCGAGGGCGAGATCCAACCGCTGGGCTCGCCGCATAGCTATCGTATCGACGTGCGCGTCATCACCGCCTGCAACCAGAACCTTACCGCTAAACTCGCCGACGGCAGCTTCCGCGAAGACCTGTTCTACCGCATCAACGTCGTGCAGTTGCACATCCCTGCCCTGCGCGAACGGATCAGCGACATTCCGGCACTTGCCCGACATTTTCTGGGTCGAATGGCAAGCCAACCCGGATTGCGTAGTTTAGGTATCACCGAAGAAGCGCTGTCACTTCTGAAGGACTATCATTGGCCGGGCAATGTCCGCCAGTTGCAAAGCGCGCTCTTCCGCGCCGCAGTGTTATGCGAGCGTGACGCCCTGACACCAGACGAATTTCCACAGATTGCGGCCGCTGTCGGCAAGCGCACTGTGAGCACAGTTGCAATGAATGACGGCATCGGCGTGACCCTTTACGAGAAGGATGGCAATTTGCGTCCGCTGGAAGAAATCGAGGCTGATGTGATCCGCCTCGCCATCGGTCATTATCGTGGTCGCATGACCGAAGTTGCGCGGCGCCTCGGCATTGGCCGCTCGACTCTGTACCGCAAACTGGCCGATCTAGGTATCGAAAGCAGCGCCGCTTAATTCTTCCCGAAGATCAGCGTGGTGGCCCACCATCCGCAAAATGATGCGGAGCCGGTCAGCACCGTTCCCCAAATAATATCCAACACTGTCACCTTGGTGCTCCAGACCTTCAGCGTCGCATAATTGGTCAAATCATAGGTCATATAGCAGAAGAAGCCGAGCAGCGCGCCCCAAACCAAGGCAGTCTGCCACTTGCCGCTGTGCAACGCCGGCCCTACCGCAAAGATCATCATGCCCAATATGTAGAGCAGATAAAAAGCAACCGCCGGACCAAGCCGGAACCCGCCTTCATACATCAGATCGCCAATTTCGGGTTTGTAGAGCCGCTCATACATCGTCCGGAGCCAGACGCTGTCGATCAGCGCGAACGAAACACCTGTTGCGATATAGGCGACAATATATTTTGCGATCATGCTGCAATCTCCTGCTTGCAAGATAGCATCGGGGCCAAAGCAAACGATACGGGTGAAACCCGTCGCTCAGCCTGCCGTCAAAGCGGCATCGCGCAGCCCGCGCCAGACGTGGATTGCCTGCACCGTTTCGGGCACATCATGCACACGAACGATATGCGCGCCCTGTTCGACGGCCTTCATTGCAAGGAAAATCGAACCACCCAGTCGAGCATCGGCAGGCGCTTCGTTTGACAGGGCTCCGATCATGCGTTTGCGACTGGCACCGAACAGTAGCGGGCAGCCGATCCCGTGGAACAGCGACAGATTGTTTACCAGCGTCAGATTGTCCGCAAGCGACTTACCAAATCCGATACCTGGATCGATCAAAAGGCGATCACGCGGAATTCCGGCATCGATCAACGTCGCAACGCGTTCTTGTAACCAGTCATAAACATCGAACAGCACGTCATGATAGCCGTCACTCTTGTGCGGATCGCTCGACTGGCTCGGCGCGTGCATCAGTACAATCGGGCAATTGCTTGCCTTGGCGACTTCGAGCGAGCGATCGTCAAACAGCAGTGCCGAGATGTCGTTGATCATCGTGGCACCAGCCTGCAACGCGGCCTCCATGACAGCGGCCTTGCGGGTGTCGATAGACACGGCATGCCCTGCATTGGCCAAACGCTCGATAGCAGGTTGCACCCGCTTTATCTCGTCACCTTCCCAAACGAGCGGCGCTCCGGGACGGGTGGACTCCCCACCGACGTCGATGATCGCTGCACCGGCAGCCGCCATTGCACCACCGGTCTCGGCAAGCGCATCTGGATCATCGCCATGTTTGCCACCGTCGGAAAAGCTGTCCGGCGTGCAGTTCAAAATACCCATGACCCGTGGTTGATCGAGAAGGATGTTGCGTGCACCCATTTTGAGCGCAGGTCGTGGCGAAGTTATATTGGAAAGTTGCGACCGGGCCTTTTCAGCCAGATCCGTTGGCACACCGCCCAGGTGAGAGTCCAATGCGGCAAGAGATACCAGCGCTTTCGACGCCCGCTGACCACCCTCGGTTTCGATGACTTCAACTGCCGAGAAATAGACCATCGTCCCGGCAAGCCGCGCGGCGTGCCCGTCAAACCCGATGGGCGTTTCAATGAATGCGCAGGGGCGTAGGTAGATCTGCCTCACGGTTCATTGGCGAGCAGATAATTCTGCCGCAACTCGTCTATTACTTTCAATTCGCCCTCGCGGGTCTGGTAATACCAGAACATCCAGCCATTGCAGCTAGGCGCATTTTGCACCAGCGCACCGATTTTGTGGATCGAGCCATATTTGTTGTTCCACACGAGCGAGCCGTCGGCCCGGACAATCGCACCAAAGCGACGCTTCTTGTCGGTCAATTGTGCACCTGCCCGCAAATAGCCATTTTCGACCAACTGGCCAAAGGCAACCCGCGGTTGCGACTTGGGCGATTGCATCGTTTCAAGTGAGCTTTCATCGAGCGGCAGCGCCATTTCGATCCGCTCTTCGGCGACCTTGCAATATGTGCTGTCACGCTCGCAGCCGATCCAATGGCGTTGAAGCCTCTTCGCCACCGCACCCGTGGTGCCAGTGCCGAAAAACGGATCAAGCACGACATCGCCTGGATTGGTGCAGGCAAGAAGGATGCGATAGAGCAATGCTTCCGGCTTTTGCGTCGGATGCGCCTTGGTGCCGTTGAGCTTCAGCCGCTCCTTGCCACCGCAAATCGGGATCACCCAGTCCGAACGCATCTGCAACTCATCGTTCAGGGTTTTCATGGAGCGATAATGGAAGGTGTAGCGCGCCTTGTCGCTTTTTGCTGCCCAGATCAGTGTTTCATGCGCATTGGTGAAGCGCGTACCTTTGAAATTCGGCATCGGGTTCGACTTGCGCCAGATGATGTCGTTGAGGATCCAGAAACCCTGGTCCTGCAACGTCGCACCTACCCGGAAGATATTGTGATAGCTGCCAATAACCCACAAGGTGCCATCGGGCTTCAGGATACGCCGCGCCTCAGCCAGCCACTCTTGCGTGAATTTGTCATAGGCCGCGAAATTGTCGAACTTGTCCCAATCATCGTCAACCGCATCGACCTGGCTGCCATCGGGGCGCTGAAGATCGCCGCCAAGCTGGAGATTATAAGGCGGATCGGCAAAAACCATGTCGACGCAGGCATCCGGAAGCGACCGCATCGCTTCAATGCAGTCCATTTTCAGAATGCTGTCGAGCGGCAGAGTTTTCTTGTCGACTTTTGCGACCTTGGTTGCGGTTTTCGGTTTGACCGCAATTTTTTCCATAACACCCATTGTACGAGGCTCCCCGCCTGAACAGCGTAAATCAGGGGCCAGCGATGAGTCTTCGGGACTCGCAGGTCAAGCAGTTTCGATTACCGCGACTCGTTGGATTCCCTTGTAGAATCGCAAATATGGGCGGAACGAAAGGAGTCCGGCACAAGATATGGAGTCTCGCGATTCCAGCAGGACTCAACCCCTAGTGGTGTTGCCCGAAAGACTCACCCATAAAGATTTTACATTCAGTTACAGCAATTCCAACTGCGCCACCGGGGCAAAACTCCGGCGATGCAGAGGCGTCGGCCCCAAGCGACGCAACGCTTCGAGATGCCCGGCAGAGCCATAGCCCTTGTTGGAAGCCCAGCCATAGCCGGGGTGCATCGCGTCATAACTGCGCATCAAACGGTCGCGATGCTCCTTGGCGATGATACTGGCAGCAGAGATGCAGGGGTGGGTGGCATCGCCGCCAATTACCGCCTGTGCCGTGTAACGCCATTTAGGCAGGCGGTTACCGTCTACCAGCACTTGGACCGGCTCAATCGCTAACGCATCGACCGCGCGCGTCATCGCGAGCATCGTCGCCTGCAATATGTTGATACTGTCGATCTCCCCGACATCGGCAACGCCGATTGCCCAGCGACAAGACGCCTTGATCTGCATCTCCAATATCTCGCGCTTTTTGGCACTCAGCTTCTTGCTGTCATCGAGACCGTCTATGCCGCCGTCACAAAGCACCACGGCCGCCGCGACTACCGGGCCGGCCAATGGCCCCCTGCCCGCCTCATCTACACCTACGATCATATGCGCCAGGCTGGATAGCGCCGGTTTTCGCCTGCGCTGTACAGGCAGACGATATTTCCGGATGGGTCCAACAGCCGTGCCTCGCGCCATCCCCAGCTTTCATCCTGAGGCATCTGTTCGAACGCGAAACCTTCGCTGACGAGTTCATTCACCCAGGCATCCAGCCGCTTGCTCTCGAAATAGACGACGGTCGAGGTGGCGATATCCTGACTTTCGTGGATCGAGAAAGTTGCGCCGTTGGGCACCTCGAAACGAGCGTAGCCGTTGGAAGGGCTATCTACGATCTGCTGCAGC
Proteins encoded:
- a CDS encoding parallel beta-helix domain-containing protein gives rise to the protein MRMRDKGVYAIIAVSLAFASTTAFAKTISVAAGDDAQARLQEALIGAVPGDVVELGSGRFRLTDGLSLDVAKVTVKGQGSGQTILDFTGQLGAGEGLLVTSDDVVLRDFAVENTKGDGIKSKGADRIVYYQLRVEWTGGPKETNGAYGIYPVESQDVLVDSVLVRGASDAGIYVGQSRNIVVRNSVALENVAGIEIENSYDADVHDNLTTRNTGGILVFDLPNLLQMGGKNVRIFENVVVDNSTPNFAPKGNIVANVPTGTGVMVMANRNVHVFDNMLGQNGTANIMVVGYRYPQNDPKYDPIARGVAIWGNQHDKAGWDPKFPGSQQIAQALGGSLPPIFWDGAGGDAARPVIADPVPALSLGLTDLIATPESAQPTMLQTTANLPPELPRIRLPESMEAVVR
- a CDS encoding aspartate/glutamate racemase family protein; the protein is MRKIGLIGGMSWYSTEFYYRRINKQVQRRANMMCSAPMILDNLNFCDLAKATTDQDWDRVAEVLVASAKRLEAGGATAILIGANSMHKVHDRVSDAVKVPVLHIADAVGQKMKTDGVESAALIGTRNVMAENWYRQRLVKHGVTLLPWEANDVEELDRIIYDELMAGQVVRNSERALKTMITEIDKDGADAVVLGCTELGMIVDTKANVLPIYDSAEIHADAGVDWIFGDAP
- a CDS encoding NAD(P)(+) transhydrogenase (Re/Si-specific) subunit beta, producing the protein MEHAAVPAWALLAYLVSGVFFILALRGLSSPVSSRRGNRFGMAGMLIAVVTTLVTHVPMIQGDNFNSYHGPDFGAIAWVLGAIGLGAVIGLTTARKIAMTDMPQLVAAFHSLVGLAAVLVAAAAFLNPASFGILATPEEFMDPTEFAKLGLINPVSRIEMGLGVAIGAITFSGSVIAFLKLAGKMSGAPILLPMRHVINLGTLAAILGLTAYFVVDQSPWIFWTITALSFIIGFLLIIPIGGADMPVVVSMLNSYSGWAAAAMGFTLHNSAMIITGALVGSSGAILSYIMCKAMNRSFISVIAGGFGADSGAAAGGAAKVDRPWKRGSAEDAAYMMSQAESVIIVPGYGMAVAQAQHALREMADLLKKEGVSVKYAIHPVAGRMPGHMNVLLAEANVPYDEVFELEDINSEFAQTDVAFIIGANDVVNPAAKTDKSSPIYGMPVFDVDKAKTVFFIKRSMGGVGYAGVDNDVFYMDQTMMLLADAKKMVDDIVKALQH
- a CDS encoding proton-translocating transhydrogenase family protein → MDFISILSIFVMACFVGYYVVWSVTPALHTPLMAVTNAISSVIIVGALIAAAASGAPGAKWLGLLGVVLASINIFGGFAVTERMLAMYKKKDK
- a CDS encoding NAD(P) transhydrogenase subunit alpha, which translates into the protein MAKIAVLKETAPGETRVAASPETVKKFIGLGASVAIEKGAGENASVADADYEAVGATIGTAAVVTKDADILLGVQGPDPKALKGAAKGAWLVAGLDPFGQRKRVDAYAAAGVEALAMEFMPRITRAQSMDILSSQSNLSGYKAVIDSAAAYGRAFPMMMTAAGTITAAKAFIMGVGVAGLQAIATARRLGAVVSATDVRSATKEQIESLGAKPIFVENVAGIEGEGAGGYASEMSPEYQKAQADLVSGHIAKQDIVITTALIPGRAAPRLITDAQIASMKPGSVIFDLAVAQGGNVEGSKPDEVVIKHGVKIIGYSNTPAHLAADASALFARNLFNFLSAFWDKEADRPVLPDDDEITAAIRLTKDGKVVSERLL
- a CDS encoding aa3-type cytochrome c oxidase subunit IV, which produces MAGNQDIRAASETYTGFLSLLKWGTIAAVIVTAIVVLVIA
- a CDS encoding sigma-54-dependent transcriptional regulator produces the protein MAEKETRLLMLVDDEPAQCRLVSAIAGRAGWRTIFARDAETAIAMLGTQEGMMLDAIIIDQWVPGSDSAGLIAELKSRRPALPVLLLTAIGSTDSAIDAMRAGASDYIIKPVAAERLIAALSLAATHARNFGELIPLTEKISQPLGFDEIIGTAPAFRTALAIAAKAARSRAPIFIEGEGGVGKEVVADAIHAASPRARMPYLKVNCAAIAPNLLDSVLFGHEKDAFTGAFDRRVGIFQQAENGTVFLDEIDQLPLETQVRLVRLLTEGEIQPLGSPHSYRIDVRVITACNQNLTAKLADGSFREDLFYRINVVQLHIPALRERISDIPALARHFLGRMASQPGLRSLGITEEALSLLKDYHWPGNVRQLQSALFRAAVLCERDALTPDEFPQIAAAVGKRTVSTVAMNDGIGVTLYEKDGNLRPLEEIEADVIRLAIGHYRGRMTEVARRLGIGRSTLYRKLADLGIESSAA
- a CDS encoding DUF2177 family protein, translated to MIAKYIVAYIATGVSFALIDSVWLRTMYERLYKPEIGDLMYEGGFRLGPAVAFYLLYILGMMIFAVGPALHSGKWQTALVWGALLGFFCYMTYDLTNYATLKVWSTKVTVLDIIWGTVLTGSASFCGWWATTLIFGKN
- the folP gene encoding dihydropteroate synthase, which codes for MRQIYLRPCAFIETPIGFDGHAARLAGTMVYFSAVEVIETEGGQRASKALVSLAALDSHLGGVPTDLAEKARSQLSNITSPRPALKMGARNILLDQPRVMGILNCTPDSFSDGGKHGDDPDALAETGGAMAAAGAAIIDVGGESTRPGAPLVWEGDEIKRVQPAIERLANAGHAVSIDTRKAAVMEAALQAGATMINDISALLFDDRSLEVAKASNCPIVLMHAPSQSSDPHKSDGYHDVLFDVYDWLQERVATLIDAGIPRDRLLIDPGIGFGKSLADNLTLVNNLSLFHGIGCPLLFGASRKRMIGALSNEAPADARLGGSIFLAMKAVEQGAHIVRVHDVPETVQAIHVWRGLRDAALTAG
- a CDS encoding site-specific DNA-methyltransferase, with amino-acid sequence MGVMEKIAVKPKTATKVAKVDKKTLPLDSILKMDCIEAMRSLPDACVDMVFADPPYNLQLGGDLQRPDGSQVDAVDDDWDKFDNFAAYDKFTQEWLAEARRILKPDGTLWVIGSYHNIFRVGATLQDQGFWILNDIIWRKSNPMPNFKGTRFTNAHETLIWAAKSDKARYTFHYRSMKTLNDELQMRSDWVIPICGGKERLKLNGTKAHPTQKPEALLYRILLACTNPGDVVLDPFFGTGTTGAVAKRLQRHWIGCERDSTYCKVAEERIEMALPLDESSLETMQSPKSQPRVAFGQLVENGYLRAGAQLTDKKRRFGAIVRADGSLVWNNKYGSIHKIGALVQNAPSCNGWMFWYYQTREGELKVIDELRQNYLLANEP
- a CDS encoding ribonuclease HII codes for the protein MIVGVDEAGRGPLAGPVVAAAVVLCDGGIDGLDDSKKLSAKKREILEMQIKASCRWAIGVADVGEIDSINILQATMLAMTRAVDALAIEPVQVLVDGNRLPKWRYTAQAVIGGDATHPCISAASIIAKEHRDRLMRSYDAMHPGYGWASNKGYGSAGHLEALRRLGPTPLHRRSFAPVAQLELL